Within Thermococcus celer Vu 13 = JCM 8558, the genomic segment AGTGATCTATAAAGTGGACAACATCTACGCGCCTGATTATGAAGGGGGAATCATCTGGAACGACCCTGATGTAAACATTCAGTGGCCAATCGATGAGCCGATAGTCTCTAAGAAGGATGGGAGATGGCCAACTTTGAAAGAGCTGATTGAGAGGGACGAACTGTTTTAGCCCTCAAAATTTTTATATGTTTGTAATACGAAATTGTATTCGGGTGTCGTATATGGAAGTTCTCAGCATAAGGATCCCCCGCGAGCTCAAGAGGAAGATGAAGGAGGTTGACGTTAACTGGAGCGAAGAAATCAGAAAATTCATTGAAGCCAAGGTTAGAGAATACAGGAAAAAGAAGGCCCTGGAGGAGATCGATAAAATGCTTGCAGGCTTACCGGAAACAGAGAAAGGAACCGCGAGAAAGTACGTGAGGGAGGACCGTGATAGTAATTGATGCATCTTCCCTGACCAAGTACATCTTGAGGGAGGAGAACTGGAGAAGGGTTAGGGAATACCTGCTGGACGATCCATACTCCTTAACTCTGGCTTTGGCTGAAGTATCAAACGCCATCTGGAAGCATCACGTGTTATACCGGAGGATATCAAAAAAAGAGGTCGAGGTAATGTTTGAGGCCGTGAAAAAGCTCAGGGAGGACGTTGTGATTTTTGAGCCGTTCGAAGGCTATCTCGGGGATGCCGCAAAGATAGCGATTGACTGGAGGATTCCGGTTTACGATGCGCTCTACTTGGCCCAAGCAAAGAAATACGGAGGTCTCCTAACGAGTGATGAGGAACAGTGGAAAATTGCAAAAAAGCTCGGAATTAAAGTGGAATACGTGGAATGATCACTCTTTGGAAAAATTGAAAGGATGAAACTAATCAAACTCGGTGGTTGAAGATGAGGGTCGCAATAATCGGAGCCAAAGGTCAATTGGGGACGGATCTGGTAAGAACCTTCGGGGAGGATCCGGCTTTCGGGGTCATTCCATTAACCCACGCCGATCTGGACGTCACCGTCCCCGAAACCCTGAAGGTCCTGAGGAAATTGAAGCCCAACGTCATCATCAACACGGCCGCGTACGTAAGGGTGGATGATGCCGAGCTTTACCCGGAGAAAGCCTTTCAAGTTAATGCAATCGGAGCTTTGAATGTTGCACGGATAGCCAACAAAATTGATGCTATTAATGTCTACATCAGCACGGACTACGTCTTCGATGGAGAGAAGGGCGAGCCCTACACTGAGGAAGATGTTCCCAACCCGATAAACGTCTACGGGGTGAGTAAACTGGCCGGGGAGGTGTTCACGAGGAACTATTCTCAAAAGCACTATATCATCCGTGTGGCGAGCCTCTACGGGAAGGCCGGTGCGAGCGGGAAGGGAGGTAACTTCGTGGAGTGGGTTATCGAAAGGGCAAGGCGCGGGGAGGAGCTAAGGATAGTGGACGACCAGTTCATGAGCCCCACCTACACAATGGACGTCGCCAGAACCCTGGGGAAGTTTTTAAAGCTCGGACCGGAGTTTGGAGTTTATCACATGGTGAACGAAGGCTTTTGCTCGTGGTATGAATTTACAAAGGCAATATTTGAGATTTTGGAGTGGGATGTTGAGGTGAAACCCATAAAGTCGAGCGAGCTTAACAGGCTGGCGAGGAGGCCGGGGTTCTCGGCCCTGGAGAACGCGAAGATTCACGACATCGGCTTAAAAATGCCCGGATGGAAGGAGGGGCTGAGGGAATATTTAAGTGAAAAGGATTATTTTTAGCAGTGTAAAAAGATTTTCGGGAAATTTAAAGGGAGTTATTGTTCTTTTTGTCGTCCTTTAAAATTTCTTGGAGCCTTTTGGCTCTTTCGACAAGATAATCATAACCGGTTAAGGAGTTAATAAAATTATAAGGTAGAACGTCTAAAAAGTTTCTGAGTTCCTCCCTTTTTATTTCTGGAGGGGCTTCTTGCAGTCGTTCTACTATCAATTCCAGCTCCCGCAGGCATTGCTCAAGAGAACGTTCAAGATCTCTCTTGACTTCCGGCTTGACATCTGAAGAGGAATAAATGGGGTAAAGAGTAATCATAATGTCAGTAAAGAGAGTTCTAAAGATTGGGTGTATTATATCCAATATCCATATTGCCTCATTCTGACTTATCCTGCTCGTGTTAAATTGATCAATGGTATGTAAGGTAATAAAACGCATCCAAAAGGCTAATTCTTCACTAAAGTTTAATATTGTTTTGAACTCATTTAAATCCTGCTCTGTTTTTGTTTCTGTTCTTTTTGTTACCATTTTTCCTATTGTTTCTAACTTTTTTGAAAAGTCAGTTCGAACGTATTCATCAATCTTTTGAAGGATGTAAGCGGTAACCTCTACATTCTGAGATTGCATGCTCCTAGAGGATATTCTGGAGAGTTTCTTGAGAGTACCCTCATCGTTAATACTATAAATTTTCAAAAATCTGTCAATGAGTTTTCTTGGATTAAAGAGGATAAAGGAATTATATATAAATTATATATAAACAGAGGTACAATTAGAAGATTAAATGTGCCCCACAGATAAGCCAGACGTATCCAGAGAGTGGCAATGTTTTCTGCATTTTGCAACAATATTAGCGTAAAGACTATGGAAGCTACATAGGAGATAAACACCAGGCAAAATTCACAATTTTTGCTATAGACATCAAGAACGACCTCTGAGTATTCTTTTAGAGTGAGCTGAATCCCAACGAGCATCATGGTTATGTATATGGATATAATTGCCCCTTCTACTTGAGCCAATGCACTCAGGAAGTATCTGGTGTCTTGGGGGTTAAGGTTTTGGAAGAATCCTAGTTCTAAAAAGACCTGCGTTACCTCCACACTTATTACGAAGGATATAATATATGATGACCATAGGTCATGCTCTTTTAACACTCTGATTAATCCGTGCATGAGAGTATTAAGTGTCTTTGATTTAAAAACGTTAATACTGAAAAGTGGATAATACAGCAATTCTTAAAAAGCTAAGTGTCTCATCAAATCCCTGAGCGGGGTGCAATCATGAACACTGTCCAGAGAATAGCAAAAAATATGATGGTACTTATAACTGCGAGAATCCTGAGCATGTTGTTTGGCTTTTTCTACGTAATGTATACTGCGAGGTATCTGGGCCCGGCTAATTATGGTATTCTGGCGTTTGCCCTCGCCTTGAACGGGATTTTTGGTGTTATAACAAATTTTGGCCTTGATCCTTTGACCGTTAGAGAGGTTGCGAGGGATAAAAGCCTGGCTAAAAAGTACCTGGCTAATGGAATTGTGCTGAAGTTAACTTTTGGCGTCTTGACGTTTTTGTTGGTTTTTGGAGTGGTATACCTCTTGGGCTATCCTGATATCACAAGGAAGGTTGTGTATATAATAACTCTATCAACTGTAGTGAACGGGATTAACAACCTTTTCAACGATGTTTACCAGGCTTTCGAGAGGATGGAGTTCATGTCCATTGGACAGATATTGGGGAGTGCGCTTTCTCTGGTTTTTGCAGTAATCGCGATCAAACTAGGATTGAACGTTGTACACTTTGCAATGATTCCTCTTGCTGTGAGTCTGATACTTCTTGTGTATCATGCCATTATAACCACATGGAAGTTCTTAAAGCCGAAGGTTGAGGTGGACGTTGGCTTTTGGAGGAGTACTTTAAGGGAAGCGTGGCCCTTTGCATTGACGGCGGTTTTTGTCTCAATCTACTATTGGATTGATTCCGTCATGCTCTCCTACATGAAGGGGGATGAAGTTGTCGGGTGGTATAATGCGGCTTACCGGTTGGTATTGATTTTACTGGTCATTCCGGGCATTTATTTCACCTCATTGTATCCATTGATGTCGAGGTTTTTTAAGGACTCAAAAGACTCGTTGAGATTCACTTTTGAGCGATCTTTTAAATATATGAGCATGCTTGCCTTTCCAATCGGCGTCGGAACCACACTGTTGGCGGATAGGATAATCCTGTTTATATTTGGTCCAGCATATTTACCATCTGCAAAAGCCCTGCAGATTCTGGTCTGGAGTGTTGTTTGTATTTATTTGAGTTCGCCCTATGGACAGCTGGTTCGCTCAGCTAACAGGCAAGGAGTAGAAACAAAGATTACTGCAATGGGAGCCGTTTTAAATACTGTGTTGAATGCAATCATTATTCCAAAATGGAGCTACGTGGGAGCAAGTTCGACAACTTTAGCAACAGAATTGTTTGTAACGTTGTTTTATTTCTACACTTTTCGAAAAACTGAATTTTTTGGGCCTCTCATTTTGATTCACATGGGCAGAGCAATGGTTGCTTCTATTATAATGGGAGCATTCATATGGTTCTTTCCGAGGCTTAACCTGCTCTTAATAATAGGATCAAGCATTACGATATACTTTATAACTTATTATGCTCTAAATGGTGTAGATGTAACTGATAAGAAAATTATAAAGGAACTCAAAGGGGTGAAAGCAAGATGAAAATTAACTACACCATGTTTGGAACTGGCTTAACTGGTGGAGTTAGGGTAATACTGGAAATAGCAAATCACCTAGTTAAGAGAGGACATGAGGTAACAATAACATCTCTCGGAAGAGAAAACGACCATAAGTGGTTTCCACTAAAAGCCAGGACAATCTATGTTAAAAGGCCAAAGTACATTCTTGGGGCAAGATACGTGATTAGAAAATACCTAAAAAACCATTGGTTTGAGGCCTACCCCCAAGCTGAAATAAGGAAGCTTGCAGAAGCTACTCCAGATGATATTGACATAAATGTGGCTACCTTTTGCTTCACTGCATATTCAGTATTCGCAAGTGAAAAAGGTGTCCCCTTTTATCACATGCAACACTATGAACCGCTGTTTTTTGATGATGCTTTTTTAAAGAAATTGGCGGAAGGAACATATCACCTTCCTCTAAACAAGATTTCAAATTCCATATGGCTTCATAACATTATGAAGGAAAAATATGGGGTCGAGACACCTATAGTTAATCCAGCTATTGATCACAATGTCTTTTATCCTCGAGAGATTGAAAAAGAAAGTAACAAGTTAAGAGTTATTGCCTTTGGAAAACAAACACGGTGGAAAGGGTTTCCAGAGTTATTGAAGGCAATGGAGGTTGTAATGAAACAGAGAAATGATGTGGAATTTGTAGTGTATGGTGCCAAAAAGCCAACTTATGAATCAAGAGTTCCATATAAGTTCGTTCAAAGACCATCAGACGAAGAACTGGCGCAACTTTATTCCTCTGCTGATGTGGTTGTAACTGCTTCTTGGTATGAGAGTTTCCCACTCCCACCACTTGAGGCAATGGCATGTGGGGCACCCGTTGTAACTACGAGGTATGGAACGGAAGATTATGCATTCCATGGGAAGAATGCATTAGTGGTTCCGCCTAAAGATCCCAAAGCATTAGCTGAAGCAATATTGAGATTGTTAAATGATGAAGACCTAAGAGAACAATTCCGGAGGGAAGGGCCAAAGACAGCGAAGCGATTTACATGGGATAATACAGTAGACAAAGTAGAGAAGTTATTCAAAGGTGCTCTTAAAGGGTGATGAAAAATGAAAATCGGAATCCTCGGCGGTGGCTTAGCGGGGCTCTCTCTGGGATATTTCTTAAACCAGAGGGGATACGACTTTTTAATTTTGGAGAAAAACCCTGAGACTGGGGGGCTCCTTAAGTCTGTTCAAATTGAAGGGTTCACGTTTGACGTTGGCGGCTCCCACATAATATTCTCGAGGGATAGAGAGATTTTGAATTTCATGGCGTCCCTCCTTGGTGATAACGTGGTCAAAAACCGCAGGAATACAAAAATCCTCTACAAAGGTCGTTATGTGAAGTACCCCTTTGAAAATGGACTGGCTGACCTGCCAAAGCAGGACAACTTCGAGTGCCTGTATTACTTCGTCCAAAATCTAATCGCAAAGGAGAAGGGGCTTTTGAAACCTCCAAGAAACATGAAAGACTGGTTTTATTACACCTTCGGCAAGGGGATTGCCGAGAAGTATTTGATCCCCTACAACGAGAAAATATGGAAGTATCCGCTTGATAAGATGAGCACAGTCTGGGTTGAGAGAATCCCGAATCCACCGATTGAGGACGTGATAAAATCCTCCCTGGGAATCTCAACCGAGGGGTACACCCACCAGCTTTACTTTTACTACCCAAAATTCGGTGGAATCCAGAGCTTAGCCAGAGCCTTGGAAAGACCAATAAAAGACAAAATCGTCACAAATTTTGAAGCTAAGAGTATCAAAAAGGAAAATGGGAAATGGATAATATCGAATGGCAAGTGTGAGTTTGAGTTTGACAGAGTGATCTCCACCATCCCAATACCAGAATTGATTAAGTCCTTAGATGATGTTCCTGAAGAAATTATTGAAGCCGTGAATAATCTAAACTTTAATTCCCTTATTACTGTCGGGATTGGCGTTGATAGATCAAAGCTCAACGATTTCTCCTGGCTTTATATTCCGGATAAGGACATCTTACCGCACAGGGTTAGTTTTCCATCGAATTATTCCCCCCACGTTGCTCCATCGGGTAAGTCCTCAATC encodes:
- a CDS encoding glycosyltransferase family 4 protein; its protein translation is MKINYTMFGTGLTGGVRVILEIANHLVKRGHEVTITSLGRENDHKWFPLKARTIYVKRPKYILGARYVIRKYLKNHWFEAYPQAEIRKLAEATPDDIDINVATFCFTAYSVFASEKGVPFYHMQHYEPLFFDDAFLKKLAEGTYHLPLNKISNSIWLHNIMKEKYGVETPIVNPAIDHNVFYPREIEKESNKLRVIAFGKQTRWKGFPELLKAMEVVMKQRNDVEFVVYGAKKPTYESRVPYKFVQRPSDEELAQLYSSADVVVTASWYESFPLPPLEAMACGAPVVTTRYGTEDYAFHGKNALVVPPKDPKALAEAILRLLNDEDLREQFRREGPKTAKRFTWDNTVDKVEKLFKGALKG
- a CDS encoding flippase gives rise to the protein MNTVQRIAKNMMVLITARILSMLFGFFYVMYTARYLGPANYGILAFALALNGIFGVITNFGLDPLTVREVARDKSLAKKYLANGIVLKLTFGVLTFLLVFGVVYLLGYPDITRKVVYIITLSTVVNGINNLFNDVYQAFERMEFMSIGQILGSALSLVFAVIAIKLGLNVVHFAMIPLAVSLILLVYHAIITTWKFLKPKVEVDVGFWRSTLREAWPFALTAVFVSIYYWIDSVMLSYMKGDEVVGWYNAAYRLVLILLVIPGIYFTSLYPLMSRFFKDSKDSLRFTFERSFKYMSMLAFPIGVGTTLLADRIILFIFGPAYLPSAKALQILVWSVVCIYLSSPYGQLVRSANRQGVETKITAMGAVLNTVLNAIIIPKWSYVGASSTTLATELFVTLFYFYTFRKTEFFGPLILIHMGRAMVASIIMGAFIWFFPRLNLLLIIGSSITIYFITYYALNGVDVTDKKIIKELKGVKAR
- a CDS encoding protoporphyrinogen/coproporphyrinogen oxidase, with the translated sequence MKIGILGGGLAGLSLGYFLNQRGYDFLILEKNPETGGLLKSVQIEGFTFDVGGSHIIFSRDREILNFMASLLGDNVVKNRRNTKILYKGRYVKYPFENGLADLPKQDNFECLYYFVQNLIAKEKGLLKPPRNMKDWFYYTFGKGIAEKYLIPYNEKIWKYPLDKMSTVWVERIPNPPIEDVIKSSLGISTEGYTHQLYFYYPKFGGIQSLARALERPIKDKIVTNFEAKSIKKENGKWIISNGKCEFEFDRVISTIPIPELIKSLDDVPEEIIEAVNNLNFNSLITVGIGVDRSKLNDFSWLYIPDKDILPHRVSFPSNYSPHVAPSGKSSILAEVTYREGDEISRIKDDEIAGITVENLHKLGIMDKKDVVLTTVHRFKYAYVIYDLDYRNNLEAIFKYLNEIGIESIGRFGSWEYANMDAVIKMVKDYVG
- the vapB gene encoding type II toxin-antitoxin system VapB family antitoxin → MEVLSIRIPRELKRKMKEVDVNWSEEIRKFIEAKVREYRKKKALEEIDKMLAGLPETEKGTARKYVREDRDSN
- the rfbD gene encoding dTDP-4-dehydrorhamnose reductase — encoded protein: MRVAIIGAKGQLGTDLVRTFGEDPAFGVIPLTHADLDVTVPETLKVLRKLKPNVIINTAAYVRVDDAELYPEKAFQVNAIGALNVARIANKIDAINVYISTDYVFDGEKGEPYTEEDVPNPINVYGVSKLAGEVFTRNYSQKHYIIRVASLYGKAGASGKGGNFVEWVIERARRGEELRIVDDQFMSPTYTMDVARTLGKFLKLGPEFGVYHMVNEGFCSWYEFTKAIFEILEWDVEVKPIKSSELNRLARRPGFSALENAKIHDIGLKMPGWKEGLREYLSEKDYF
- a CDS encoding type II toxin-antitoxin system VapC family toxin gives rise to the protein MIVIDASSLTKYILREENWRRVREYLLDDPYSLTLALAEVSNAIWKHHVLYRRISKKEVEVMFEAVKKLREDVVIFEPFEGYLGDAAKIAIDWRIPVYDALYLAQAKKYGGLLTSDEEQWKIAKKLGIKVEYVE